The Lolium rigidum isolate FL_2022 chromosome 2, APGP_CSIRO_Lrig_0.1, whole genome shotgun sequence genomic interval ACACTACAGAGGAAATAAGATTACAATGACTGAAAGATCAAATAACCAACTGACCTGCCAATTAGTCCAGAAAGAGGACCATTTGTTATCCTGCAGAAAAACAGCATGTCATTATGGCATAATATATGTTAGAACAAAAATTCAACTGCAATTTGCATATGCACATATGGTATTCAAATCCAGCACACAATAAACAACCTCAGCACCTTACAGGCTAAGAAACAAATTTTATTAAAGCACACAATTCGCTGAATTCGGTTCACTAAGCAAGCAGTACTACTTGTCTACTTGTACTAACCCACTCGAAATGCCACCACCCGCAGAGAAGCCACCAGAAGGGCGTTCAACAAGATTCATGACCAGATCAACTTTATTAGAATCTGCACAGGACCATAAGTAAGAACACCGGTACTTGAGAAAAGAAAGACCAACATTAATATAACGGGAACTAAACAAATTAGCTTCACCTCCGACTGGCTGCGGAATTATTGTTACATCCTCCATAATTCCCATAGTGAGTATTGTTTCAACATCTCTTTTCACTTGTGCTCTGTTGTAAGCCTACTTCATCATTAAAAGTTAATGCAGATAAGTCCATCACAGTATCAAGGCTACAGGACAAGGGTGTCAAATTGACATCAAACAAAGTCGACATACAAAAAAACAATACAAGAATGATCCAACCACAATTGTTGACATTTGCTGTAACAACAGTTCTTGTGATTTTGGTTATAGTGTTTGCATAGAAACTTCAAAACCACTCTAAATCAATGATTCAATGCACAACAtagtatcaccaagtgtgaagtgAATCATGTCATGCAAAATTGTTCGACTAAATCATCACTAATGCAACCAAGGGGATAAAAAAGAAATATGAAGGGAACTTTTAAAATTGCTCTGACCTGACCCTTCTTGGTGGTAAGTTGCCGAAGTATGGTATCTGGTTGTGTCTTTCCAATAGTTGGTTCACCACTAGTGATAGAAAGAAATGGAAAGAGAAAGAAGATAAGAACGATCACAATATTTCatggctataaaacattaacattaACTAGTGAAGATAAACTCTAAGCCAAGCTATGATACTCACGTTTTTCTATCCAGAAAGCGAATATTGATATTATTAACCTCGGCTTCAGAAACTTGTAACCTCAGAATTCCTCCAGAAAGGATCTCGGCATAAGAAACCTGACGCCAAATAAAGAACATTTGTTGACTTATCATTAGCAATAGAATATCTTTTGGTCTATAATGGTAGGCACCAAAACTTTCGGTAAACTCAACTAGAGCAACTACCACATATTCACATTTTCCACGTCATGTTTCTAGTTTTGTCATGATTAAGAGCATGTAGGATGAAAAACATAGATTGATAATGAAGTTCTATATACAAAGCAAGAAGTAACAAACGGCAAAGTAGAAGACAATATGTTGCATGCTCTCCAATGTGATACTGGTGAGGTGTGAACAATGGCAGTTTGGTTAGTGCATTGCAGAAATAGAAGATTAACAACTCGAGTCCTGTGGTAGCGGGCCTCTAGAAGGTGAAGATCCCAAGAAGTTACAAATTGTGTTCAATTGTTCCTTAAGACATGGGTAGCAGATGCCTCTTGTTCAGTGATGTTCTCAATTAAGTTGCAACGATAACAGAAAGTCTAAAATAATGCACTGATAGAACATGAGCGGTATTAATTATTTTCCCAACCTACCATGCCAGTAAGACCACGCTCCTGATACCACCCGTTAACGGACTTGATCACTTGATCTAGATGTCTTATGTTGATTATTTTCCCTGCATAATGTAATAAAAAAGCAGTAAATTAGATCTAAAGGACAAATCTCAGAAGGTAATTACAAGTTAATTAGACTTGGAAATGAGTTGAACATCATTTCTCTTCCTTCAGAGAAATCAAAATCATCGTGAGACTACCGAGAGACTTAATGCTGGCCTTATCTAGATCGATGTTGCATTGGGTCAAATATGTCAGATATTGATCAATGCAATGTACTCCAGTATAGCTCTTTGCCCAAACAAATTTATAAACTTAAATTGCTTAAATCAAACATGTATTAACAGTTCATGAAACATCACCCAAAGTGAgtcaaccaaacaactctcatgTAATAAACATAACGGACTCTTTAGCATGAGAACAGCTCAAATGCCTACCATGGCGGTCACGGAATGAGTCATCTAGGAACTTGGAAGGCAGCATGTTGGCACCCTCACAGACCAGCCCTTGGAAGTCCTGGTTCGGCTCGACCTAAACCACAAAATATCCCAAATGCTGCAACCTTCAGTTCCAGAAATGCCATGGAAAGGGGATTGGGGAACAAGCGAAAAACCCTGACCTCGAAGACAAGGCGGATGCCATCACGGGTGTCGACCGCCACAGGCATGCAGGAACGGAAGAGGCCGCTCTCGACGACGCGGTGCACATCCTCCTGCACCTCCCGCACCGTGAGCGCCGCGTTGGGGCGGCACGCGCGCAGCGCCGCCGCGGCGGCCTCCTCCAGCTCGGGCCGCTCCAGGGGCTCCCCGTCCTTCCCGCGCACCGCCACCTCGCTGATCAGCACCCGCTCCTCGCCACCGTCCTTCCCGAGCCTCCGCGGCAAGGGCGCGGCCGCCGTCTCGGCCCGCGCGGCCGGGAGGCGGGGGAACGACGCGGCgacgtggcgggcggcggcgtcgatGGCGCGGCCGATGTGCGCGAAGGGGAGCGCGGCGGATAGAAGGGCGTGCGCCGGGGCGGGGGAAGGGGCCGGGGAGGCGCGGGGGAGCTTGATGCCGGAGGAGACGAAGCGGACGTCTCgacgggggcccatggcggcggaggaagcgagGCCGCCGCGCCGGAGGTCTGGATTCGGGCGGtgggatagggtttagggttttggtgacgaGGCGGGGGAGGCCGCGAGGGTTTGGTCCGCCATTGGCGATGTGGGGAGGAGTGGTGGGGCGGAATGGCGGCGAGGTGTGCGCTGCGACCTCTGGGGCGTCTTCGACTTTGCTCATTGTGTTCTTGTCTCGGAGCAACGATAGCCGTTCGATGTTGGCATTGGCGTCCGAAGTCCGTAGGTGAAAACCAGCGCTTGCGTGTGAACCGTTGGCTGTTGAGCAACTCTAGCATGTTTCTAGAATGCATTCTCCACAAATCCGGCCATCCGGGTAAAGGCTTCTTTGGCTAATACATTTCTCAAATGTAGAGTAGATTGGGAGGTAGTGGAAAGAATTTTGATTTAGATGGGATTTAATCCCCCTCAAACCGCCTCAATCCTTTCTGGAATTCATGAACCGTGTCAGTAGTGCTAATCTAGACCAATAATAAGGCCATTAGCAAGCAATTGCATAGCTGAGGAGCACAACTGGATAGAATAGGATGATCAAGGAACAGTAAGCATATGAACAAGCCCGGTAAGCATATGAACAAGGACCAGTAAGCAACTGTACAGCACACGACATGAACCAATAGGATGAGCCTTGCACAGGGAACCAACAAGATTTACACAGGCACCAGTAAAGGGATAGGCTAGATCATGGCATCAATAGGATTAGGAGAAGAGCACAGCAAGCACATCAGCGGGACAGTAGGCACAGCTCGAATAGATGAGGAGGATGGAGTAGAAGAGGTAGCAGAAGcagaggaggaataggaggttaCCTGGCGAAGATCGTGGAGGCGGtcatggcggcacggtggcacgaccagccacggcggcgccagacCGCGGTCTGGCCCGTGCCAGACCACGCACCGCCAGCGTGGGAGGCGGCGAACGTCCAGGCGTGCGCGAGGTGGCGCAGATCGACGGAAATCGCCACGGATCCATCGGCGTCTGCGAGCGTCGAGCACGCGCGAGAGCCGTCGAGGAAGGATAGGTCAGATCGACGCGGGTGAGAAGGTGCGCCGTCGAGCGCTGCGTCGATCATCCAGAAATGGATTTAGACTTTATTTATTTCCAAATTGATCATAGAAATATCAAATCATGCACAACAATGTatttaatcaacactgcataagcagttcatcaacgGTCGCCACGGGATcgctagttagggttagggttacgcGAGAGAGACGAGGGGTGAGCGAGTGAGGTGGGCCGACTCGGTCGGTTCCCACCGAACCGTTTTGGCCGAGCCCAAGTGGGCTGGCCAAGTGGGCTATCTTGGTGGGCTAGCCCAATTGGGCcagaggggtattttggtctttttcttTTTAGAAATAACCCTTGCGATCTaccaaattataaataataataaatacctctcaaaatccaataaaaatggaTTAGTGAattaaaaattattcttaacaaagataaaataagaaatggaattACCAACACAAATTCAAACtttggaatttttgaattttaatATAATCTTGGAATTTTAGATTTGCAATTTTCCTTAGATTTAAAAATCAAAGCAAATTCCAAATGAATTCAAATATTTGTttatcaaatattttcaaaagaaaatctattattccaagtcatttcttttaaggAAAAATATTTTCCAAAAGGAAAATATTCTATTAATCCAATTTCTTGTATTCCCAAAAAGGAggaaaactctattatttcaaattctttatttgaaataaatattttccaaaaggaAAAATCTATTACTTTtaaattcttttctttttttgaaaacaATGTTTAAGGATTTAAAGTAATTATAAATtattgccaaaggcataaatattTAATTCTAACCTAAATCTTCATAATCATAtcggggtaagggattcaacatgaaataatacactcattgcacctggaaacagacttgctcgcaagagtttatcagtagtaacagttttatagcagtagcagtagcgaaataatagcagcagagtaacaaagacagcagtagtgattatagtaaacagcaggattaaaatactgtaggcacggggacggattaacgggcgttgcatggatgagagaaactcatgtaacaatcaaagcaggggcatttgcagataataataaaacggtatccaagtactaatcaatcaataggcatgtgttccatatatagtcgtatgtgctcgcaatgagaaacttgcacaacatcttttgtcctaccactgGTAggtgccgggcctctagggaaactactcggatattaaggtactccttttaatagagtaccggtgcaaagcattaacactccgtgaacacatgtgatcctcacatcactaccattccctccggttgtcccgatttctgtcacttcggggccattggttccggatagcaacatgtgtatacaacttgcaggtaggatcataaacaatgaatatcttcatgaatcaatgacatgttcagatctgagatcatggcactcgggccctagtgacaagcattaagcataacaagttgcaacaatatcataaaagtaacatctacggatactaggcactatgccctaacaatcttatgactattacatgaccaatctcatccaatccctaccatccccttcagcctacaacgggggaattactcacacatggatgggggaaacatggctggtcgatggagaggcgtcggtggtgatgatggcgatgatctcctccaattccccgtcccggcggagtgccagaacggagacttctggctcccgagacggagtttcgcgatgtggcggcgttctggagggtttctggcgacttcgactttcctccgtgcgtttttaggtcgaaggcaatatgtagtccgaaggagggcgtcggaggccggccgagggggccacaccatagggtcgcgcgggccccactgggccgcgccgccttatggtgtggggccctcgggcctccacttgatttgtccttctggctccgtcgcattccgggaaaatagggccttcgcataaattccgaggtttttcccgaaagttggatttcgcacaaaaccgagacactgtaacagcttcgtcgaaaacagcgttagtccgcgttagttgtatccaaaatacacaaattagaggcaaaacaatagcaaaagtgttcgggaaagtagatacgttttggacgtatcaactcccccaagcttagcttattgcttgtcctcaagcaattcggttaacaaccgagcgataaaagaactttcacgaacacatttgttcatatgatgtaaatattctcatgctatggctaacacttaggcagcttcatagtaagatacatgcaaataagatcatctaatagctatatcaatcatggagaggtaccaacaattaataataggcatcatgaatcatgtatataagcaggattgcaatgttcataaaagggtatgatagagtggtatctcgcttgcccatatttgatcaaagaaacataaatgctcgggcacctccgaagttcatagaaagactagaaatagtgattgtcaaagataaaagcatcaaagttataccacaatcaatcatattttgagacaagcatattacactaagaatgacagatgtgctctcaagaaagtgctcaaagaaaggatggagacacaacataaaagtaaaagattgacccatcgcagagggaagcagggattaacatgcgctagagcttttcatttgtaaaacaggagtaaaattattttgagaggtgtttgttgttgtcaacgaatggtaatgggtacaccaactacctcgccaaccggactttcaagagcggctcccatgaaggacgttatctctaccaacaaggtagatcatccctcttctcttttgtttacacacgtattttagttttattatgggtgacactcccccaacctttgctacacaagccatggctaac includes:
- the LOC124691990 gene encoding outer envelope protein 80, chloroplastic, translated to MGPRRDVRFVSSGIKLPRASPAPSPAPAHALLSAALPFAHIGRAIDAAARHVAASFPRLPAARAETAAAPLPRRLGKDGGEERVLISEVAVRGKDGEPLERPELEEAAAAALRACRPNAALTVREVQEDVHRVVESGLFRSCMPVAVDTRDGIRLVFEVEPNQDFQGLVCEGANMLPSKFLDDSFRDRHGKIINIRHLDQVIKSVNGWYQERGLTGMVSYAEILSGGILRLQVSEAEVNNINIRFLDRKTGEPTIGKTQPDTILRQLTTKKGQAYNRAQVKRDVETILTMGIMEDVTIIPQPVGDSNKVDLVMNLVERPSGGFSAGGGISSGITNGPLSGLIGSFAYSHRNVFGRNKKLNLSLERGQIDSIFRLNYTDPWIDGDNKRTSRTVMVQNSRTPGTLIHSGDRPDHGAITIGRVTAGIEYSRPFRPKWSGTLGLIFQHAGARDDQGNPVIRDSYNSQLTASGNPYDDTVLAKLESVYTDSGDRSSTMFVFNVEQGLPILPEWLSFNRVTARLRQGYEIGPARLLLSASGGHVEGNFSPHEAFAIGGTNSVRGYEEGAVGSGRSYAVGSGEVSCRMFGPLEGVLFGDYGSDLGSGPKVPGDPAGARGKPGSGYGYGVGIRVDSPLGPLRLEYAFNDKQARRFHFGVGHRN